A stretch of Paludisphaera borealis DNA encodes these proteins:
- the rpsQ gene encoding 30S ribosomal protein S17, translated as MSQSSATNPTTTRGSRKTEIGVVASDKMNKTRRIVVERLVPHPKYGKMMRRRTVCHTHDEANVSHVGDTVEIMETRPLSKLKRWRLVRIVRKGAQQALAGEGEGVKPTVAS; from the coding sequence ATGAGCCAATCCAGCGCAACGAATCCGACGACCACCCGCGGCAGCCGCAAGACGGAAATCGGCGTGGTGGCGTCCGACAAGATGAATAAGACCCGGCGAATCGTCGTCGAGCGGCTCGTGCCGCACCCGAAGTACGGCAAGATGATGCGCCGGCGGACCGTTTGCCACACCCACGACGAGGCCAACGTGTCCCACGTCGGCGACACCGTCGAAATCATGGAAACCCGCCCGCTGTCCAAGCTCAAGCGGTGGCGGCTGGTCCGGATCGTCCGCAAGGGCGCCCAGCAGGCCCTCGCCGGCGAAGGCGAAGGCGTGAAGCCGACCGTCGCCTCCTGA
- the rplE gene encoding 50S ribosomal protein L5: protein MARLQELYKNEIVKAVAAKFNLDNPMAIPKIDKIVINMGVGKATQDKTILDSAIDALAKISGQRPATTKAKTSVSGFRLREGNDIGCKVTLRGKRMYEFLDRLVSIALPRIRDFRGVNPNSFDGHGNYSLGLAEQVVFPEIDADKMQHTHGMDVTIVTTAKSDDQARELLRLFGVPFRLAGAAGGRDMGDN from the coding sequence ATGGCTCGTCTGCAAGAACTGTACAAGAACGAGATCGTCAAGGCGGTCGCCGCCAAGTTCAACCTCGACAATCCGATGGCGATCCCCAAGATCGACAAGATCGTCATCAACATGGGCGTCGGCAAGGCGACCCAGGACAAAACCATCCTGGATTCGGCCATCGACGCCCTCGCCAAGATCAGCGGCCAGCGGCCCGCCACGACCAAGGCCAAGACCTCGGTCTCCGGCTTCCGGCTCCGCGAGGGCAACGACATCGGCTGCAAGGTGACGCTCCGCGGCAAGCGGATGTACGAGTTCCTCGACCGCCTGGTGTCGATCGCCCTGCCTCGTATCCGCGACTTCCGCGGCGTCAACCCCAACAGCTTCGACGGCCACGGCAACTACAGCCTGGGCCTCGCCGAGCAGGTCGTCTTCCCCGAGATCGACGCCGACAAGATGCAGCACACCCACGGCATGGACGTGACCATCGTCACGACCGCCAAGAGCGACGACCAGGCGCGGGAACTGCTCCGCCTGTTCGGCGTTCCGTTCCGCCTGGCCGGCGCCGCCGGCGGCCGCGACATGGGCGACAATTGA
- the rplO gene encoding 50S ribosomal protein L15 has product MQLHDVSKGIQRRKKRKRIGRGVGSGHGKTSSKGHKGHSSRQGFKLSPLFEGGQMPLARRVPKRGFVNGAFKKHYVILNLDDLEAVFTEAGLVDEDALRAKGLVKGYNHDGIKVLGDGALTKALEVHATKFSESAAAKIQAAGGKVVVVAYVNQRGPAAAAARA; this is encoded by the coding sequence ATGCAGTTACACGACGTCAGCAAGGGAATCCAGCGCCGCAAGAAGCGGAAGCGGATCGGCCGCGGTGTCGGCTCGGGCCACGGCAAGACTTCGAGCAAGGGCCACAAGGGCCACTCGTCGCGCCAGGGCTTCAAGCTCAGCCCGCTGTTCGAAGGCGGCCAGATGCCGCTGGCCCGCCGCGTCCCCAAGCGGGGATTCGTCAACGGCGCGTTCAAGAAGCACTACGTCATCCTCAACCTCGACGACCTCGAAGCCGTCTTCACCGAGGCCGGCCTGGTCGACGAGGACGCCTTGCGAGCCAAGGGGCTCGTCAAGGGCTACAACCACGACGGGATCAAGGTCCTGGGCGACGGCGCGCTCACCAAGGCGCTGGAAGTCCACGCGACCAAGTTCAGCGAGTCGGCCGCCGCCAAGATCCAGGCCGCCGGCGGCAAGGTCGTCGTCGTCGCCTACGTGAACCAGCGCGGCCCGGCCGCCGCCGCGGCCCGCGCCTGA
- a CDS encoding type Z 30S ribosomal protein S14, whose product MSTKAQKIKSETPRKFAVQHRNRCRLCGRPRAYYRKFGVCRICFRNLASRGLIPGVKKASW is encoded by the coding sequence ATGTCGACCAAGGCCCAGAAGATCAAATCGGAGACGCCCCGCAAGTTCGCCGTGCAGCACCGTAATCGGTGCCGGCTCTGCGGACGTCCCCGCGCCTATTACCGCAAGTTCGGCGTCTGCCGGATCTGCTTCCGGAACCTGGCCAGCCGCGGCCTGATTCCGGGAGTCAAGAAGGCGAGCTGGTAG
- the rpsD gene encoding 30S ribosomal protein S4 translates to MGRHTGPVCRLCRREGMKLFLKGSRCDTPKCAVDRRDGVPGMHQFRRGKASEYAIRLREKQKVKRYYGIYEKQFRKYFAEAARKAGNTGDALMSLLERRLDNVVTRLGFAHSRPQARQFIRHGHILINGRKLDIPSYMVRPGDVIQVKNREHSQRLAVSNLGTNVMPVPEWLDRISTDPPEGRVSRLPAVQDVALPVTPQLIVELLSR, encoded by the coding sequence ATGGGACGACATACTGGACCAGTCTGCCGGCTTTGCCGCCGCGAGGGGATGAAGCTCTTCCTGAAGGGCTCGCGGTGCGACACCCCCAAGTGCGCTGTGGATCGCCGCGACGGGGTCCCCGGCATGCACCAATTCCGCCGGGGGAAAGCCAGCGAATACGCCATCCGGCTGCGCGAGAAGCAGAAGGTCAAGCGGTACTACGGCATCTATGAGAAGCAGTTCCGCAAGTACTTCGCCGAAGCCGCCCGCAAGGCCGGCAACACCGGCGACGCCCTGATGTCGCTGCTCGAGCGCCGGCTCGACAACGTGGTCACCCGCCTGGGATTCGCCCACAGCCGCCCCCAGGCTCGCCAGTTCATCCGCCACGGCCACATCCTGATCAACGGCCGCAAGCTCGACATCCCGAGCTACATGGTCCGCCCCGGCGACGTGATCCAGGTCAAGAACCGGGAACACTCGCAGCGCCTCGCCGTCAGCAACCTCGGCACCAACGTCATGCCGGTCCCCGAATGGCTCGATCGGATCAGCACCGACCCCCCCGAGGGTCGGGTCAGCCGCCTCCCCGCCGTTCAGGACGTCGCCCTGCCCGTGACGCCGCAGTTGATCGTCGAGTTGTTGAGCCGTTGA
- the rpmC gene encoding 50S ribosomal protein L29, whose protein sequence is MSKASELRDHSDDQLELQLKDVQNNLFRLRLQSETERLEAPSEIIKAKREIARIKTVLRLRAIDREKAAAAEAEAAAPAAAV, encoded by the coding sequence ATGAGCAAGGCCTCCGAACTCCGCGACCACTCCGACGATCAGCTCGAACTCCAGCTCAAGGACGTCCAGAACAACCTGTTCCGGCTCCGACTCCAGAGCGAGACCGAGCGGCTCGAGGCGCCCAGCGAAATCATCAAGGCCAAGCGCGAGATCGCCCGGATCAAGACGGTCCTCCGGCTCCGGGCCATCGACCGCGAGAAGGCGGCCGCCGCCGAAGCCGAGGCCGCGGCCCCGGCCGCCGCCGTCTGA
- the map gene encoding type I methionyl aminopeptidase, protein MVRLKSPREITLMRDAGRVVAKALAEARKLAVPGATTADMDEAVAAVFREHDAQPLFLGYPCSTKGKPPFPAVICSSVNEHVVHGIPNKRPLREGDVVSIDTGCKVGGWCGDSAVTLAIGAIPPDVQKLLDVTSETLALAIRAMGRCRYWSEVASLMEQYVKSQGFHVIEKFVGHGIGQDMHEEPQVPNFVSKALRKNDIRLEPGIVLAVEPMVAMGTKDVRTLDDGWTVETKDRRPSAHFEHTIAMTPEGPRVLTLLED, encoded by the coding sequence ATGGTCCGGCTCAAGAGCCCCCGCGAAATCACCCTGATGCGCGACGCCGGCCGGGTGGTCGCCAAGGCCCTGGCCGAGGCTCGCAAGCTGGCCGTGCCGGGGGCGACCACCGCCGACATGGACGAGGCCGTCGCCGCCGTGTTCCGCGAGCACGACGCGCAACCCCTGTTCCTCGGCTACCCGTGCTCGACCAAGGGCAAGCCGCCGTTCCCGGCGGTCATCTGCTCCAGCGTCAACGAGCACGTCGTCCACGGCATCCCCAACAAGCGGCCGCTCCGCGAAGGGGACGTGGTCTCGATCGACACCGGCTGCAAGGTCGGCGGCTGGTGCGGCGACTCGGCCGTCACCCTGGCCATCGGCGCGATCCCCCCGGACGTTCAGAAGCTCCTCGACGTCACCTCCGAAACCCTCGCACTGGCGATCCGGGCCATGGGCCGCTGCCGGTACTGGTCGGAAGTCGCCAGCCTGATGGAGCAGTACGTCAAGAGCCAGGGGTTCCACGTCATCGAGAAATTCGTCGGCCACGGCATCGGCCAGGACATGCACGAGGAGCCGCAGGTCCCCAACTTCGTCAGCAAGGCCCTCCGCAAGAACGACATCCGCCTCGAACCCGGAATCGTCCTCGCCGTCGAGCCGATGGTCGCCATGGGAACCAAGGACGTCCGCACCCTCGACGACGGCTGGACCGTCGAGACCAAGGACCGCCGCCCCAGCGCCCACTTCGAGCACACCATCGCCATGACGCCCGAAGGCCCCCGCGTCCTGACGCTGCTGGAAGACTGA
- the rplR gene encoding 50S ribosomal protein L18, producing the protein MDTANHHLLVQTRRLRRQRRIRKRLNGTPERPRLAVFRSSKHIYAQVINDEGGATLVSASTVDPEVRAEVKYGGNKVAAAAVGKLIAERAKKAGIDKICFDRRSYKYHGRVEALAQAARDGGLLF; encoded by the coding sequence GTGGACACCGCCAATCACCACCTGCTGGTTCAAACGCGTCGCTTGCGCCGCCAGCGCCGGATTCGCAAGCGGCTCAACGGGACGCCCGAGCGTCCCCGGCTGGCCGTCTTCCGCAGCTCGAAGCACATCTACGCCCAGGTGATCAACGACGAAGGGGGCGCGACCCTGGTCTCGGCCAGCACCGTCGACCCCGAAGTCCGCGCCGAGGTGAAGTACGGCGGCAACAAGGTCGCCGCCGCCGCGGTCGGCAAGCTGATCGCCGAGCGCGCCAAGAAGGCGGGCATTGACAAGATTTGCTTCGACCGCCGAAGCTACAAGTATCACGGGCGAGTCGAAGCCCTCGCCCAGGCCGCCCGCGACGGCGGTCTCCTGTTCTGA
- the rplN gene encoding 50S ribosomal protein L14: protein MIQMQTRLDVADNTGAKEVMCIKVLGGSASKYKRRTAGIGDTIIASVKKASSGGDVKAGDVVRCVIVRTRNQARRADGSYVKFDRNAVVLIDNDRNPRGTRIFGAIARELRERQFMKIISLASEVV from the coding sequence ATGATCCAGATGCAGACCCGGCTCGACGTGGCCGACAACACCGGCGCCAAGGAAGTGATGTGCATCAAGGTCCTCGGCGGCAGCGCGTCGAAGTATAAGAGGCGCACGGCCGGGATCGGCGACACCATCATCGCCAGCGTCAAGAAGGCCTCCTCGGGCGGCGACGTCAAGGCCGGCGACGTGGTCCGCTGCGTCATCGTCCGCACCCGCAACCAGGCCCGCCGCGCCGACGGCTCGTACGTCAAGTTCGACCGCAACGCCGTCGTCCTGATCGACAACGATCGGAACCCCCGCGGCACGCGGATCTTCGGCGCCATCGCCCGGGAACTGCGCGAACGCCAGTTCATGAAGATCATCAGCCTGGCCTCCGAGGTGGTCTGA
- the rpmJ gene encoding 50S ribosomal protein L36, giving the protein MKVRSSVKRICESCKIVRRAGKVFVICTNPRHKQRQG; this is encoded by the coding sequence ATGAAAGTACGATCGAGCGTCAAGCGGATTTGCGAGAGTTGTAAGATCGTCCGCCGGGCGGGGAAGGTCTTCGTGATCTGCACCAACCCCCGGCACAAGCAACGGCAGGGTTGA
- the rplP gene encoding 50S ribosomal protein L16 encodes MALMPKRVKFRKIQKGRVKGNATRGNFVAFGEYGIQALEPGRISAQTIEAGRVVASQAVKGGGKLYIRIFPQKSVTSIPAETRMGKGKGEIDYWAAVVKPGTILYEISGLSEEAARAAFARVSHKMPVTCRFVGRRPTI; translated from the coding sequence ATGGCGCTGATGCCCAAGCGAGTAAAGTTTCGAAAAATCCAAAAAGGCCGCGTAAAAGGTAATGCGACCCGGGGCAACTTCGTGGCCTTCGGCGAGTACGGCATCCAGGCCCTCGAACCGGGTCGGATCAGCGCCCAGACCATCGAGGCCGGCCGCGTGGTCGCCAGCCAGGCGGTCAAGGGAGGGGGCAAGCTCTACATCCGGATCTTCCCCCAGAAGAGCGTGACCTCGATCCCCGCCGAAACCCGAATGGGCAAGGGCAAGGGGGAAATCGATTACTGGGCGGCCGTGGTCAAGCCGGGGACCATCCTCTACGAGATCAGCGGCCTCTCCGAAGAGGCGGCCCGCGCCGCCTTCGCCCGCGTGTCCCACAAGATGCCGGTCACCTGCCGCTTCGTCGGCCGCCGGCCCACGATCTGA
- the rpsM gene encoding 30S ribosomal protein S13, producing MPRILGVDIPNDKRTVISLRYIYGIGPFMADQLCERAGIDPDKRARDLTEDDLAKLAALLDNEYVVEGQLRRQVQQNIARLREIGSYRGLRHRKGLPVRGQRTRTNARTRKGPRKTVAGKKGVKEMR from the coding sequence ATGCCTCGTATTCTGGGCGTCGACATACCCAACGACAAGCGAACGGTCATCTCGTTGCGCTATATTTACGGGATCGGTCCGTTCATGGCCGACCAGCTCTGCGAGCGAGCGGGCATCGACCCGGACAAGCGCGCCCGCGACCTGACCGAGGACGACCTCGCCAAGCTCGCCGCGCTGCTCGACAACGAGTACGTCGTCGAGGGCCAGCTCCGCCGCCAGGTCCAGCAGAACATCGCCCGGCTCCGCGAAATCGGCAGCTACCGGGGCCTCCGGCACCGCAAGGGCCTGCCGGTGCGCGGTCAGCGCACCCGCACCAACGCCCGGACCCGCAAGGGGCCGCGGAAGACGGTCGCCGGCAAGAAGGGCGTCAAGGAAATGCGCTGA
- the rpsE gene encoding 30S ribosomal protein S5, with protein MSSDSRDRDRGEWVESVVSIRRCAAVVKGGRRFSFNALVVVGNGRGQVSWGYGKANEVPPAVEKGVKDAHKQMKKVQLRGSTIPHMVIGKFGAATVLLMPASPGTGVIAGGAVRAVVEAAGIKDVLTKSFGSPNKLNLVKAAIQGLTQLRTKEEIARLRGVQI; from the coding sequence GTGTCATCCGACTCACGAGATCGCGACCGCGGCGAATGGGTTGAGAGCGTCGTCTCGATCCGGCGGTGCGCGGCAGTCGTCAAGGGCGGCCGCCGCTTCAGCTTCAATGCGCTCGTCGTGGTCGGCAACGGCCGCGGGCAAGTGAGCTGGGGCTACGGCAAAGCCAACGAAGTCCCCCCCGCCGTCGAGAAGGGGGTCAAGGACGCCCACAAGCAGATGAAGAAGGTCCAGCTCCGCGGCTCGACGATCCCCCACATGGTGATCGGCAAGTTCGGCGCGGCCACCGTGCTCTTGATGCCCGCCAGCCCGGGCACCGGCGTCATCGCCGGCGGCGCCGTCCGCGCGGTCGTCGAGGCCGCCGGCATCAAGGACGTCCTCACCAAGAGCTTCGGCTCCCCCAACAAACTGAACCTGGTCAAGGCCGCCATCCAGGGCCTGACTCAACTCCGGACCAAAGAAGAGATCGCCCGGCTTCGGGGAGTGCAGATCTGA
- the rpsK gene encoding 30S ribosomal protein S11 — protein MAKAKKRKTRRNVSRAVVHIKATFNNTTVTITDPNGDALCWASSGTVGFKGSRKSTPFAAQRAAETAAAAATKYGVKEVEVKVKGPGSGRESAITAIQASGLSIKAIEDVTPLPHNGCRPPKKRRV, from the coding sequence GTGGCCAAGGCCAAGAAGCGAAAGACGCGACGCAACGTCAGCCGTGCGGTGGTGCACATCAAGGCGACGTTCAACAACACGACGGTCACGATCACCGACCCCAACGGCGACGCCCTCTGCTGGGCCTCGTCAGGGACCGTCGGCTTCAAGGGCAGCCGCAAGAGCACGCCGTTCGCCGCCCAGCGCGCCGCCGAAACCGCGGCCGCCGCCGCGACCAAATACGGCGTCAAGGAAGTCGAGGTCAAGGTCAAGGGACCCGGCTCCGGCCGCGAGAGCGCCATCACCGCCATCCAGGCCTCCGGGCTGTCGATCAAGGCCATCGAAGACGTCACCCCGCTGCCCCACAACGGCTGCCGGCCGCCCAAGAAGCGGCGCGTCTGA
- the secY gene encoding preprotein translocase subunit SecY — protein sequence MDKLLTVFKIPELRRKILFTAMLLAIYRIGFYIPLPIVNQAQLRNWEEQLNSNAAGKIFGTVAMFGGTQIGMSTIFGLGIMPYISASIIFQLLGSVVPSLEAMMKEGESGRKRINEYTRYATVILCAVQSAFWVQYMMSPQMNVVLPQYRDFWHGLICVSVMTSGTVFLMWIGEQIDEYGIGNGISILIMAGILSRMPVALKGLWENSTTRLSPEPGKYGIITLVLLLGLFVAVVVGVIAITESQRRIPTQSAKHVRGRRVFGGTRQFLPLKVNQAGVMPIIFASSLLIFPSFVLNSLARATQSLRSETWSFGSMLAGGIQEMADAFQRQSYVYTVCNIILIYFFCYFWTAITFNPKDMAENLKDYGSFIPGYRPGKRTAEYLEKVMLRITYVGAAFLSLVAVIPLLVQNGLNVDFTVAQFLGGTGLLIVVSVCLDLVQKIDSHLVMRNYSGLVNRK from the coding sequence GTGGACAAGCTGCTCACCGTCTTTAAGATCCCCGAACTCCGGCGCAAGATCCTCTTCACGGCCATGCTCCTGGCCATTTACCGGATCGGCTTCTACATCCCGCTGCCGATCGTCAACCAGGCGCAGCTCCGCAACTGGGAGGAGCAGCTCAACTCCAACGCCGCCGGCAAGATCTTCGGCACCGTCGCCATGTTCGGCGGCACCCAGATCGGCATGAGCACGATCTTCGGCCTGGGGATCATGCCCTACATCTCCGCCTCGATCATCTTCCAGCTCCTCGGCAGCGTCGTGCCGTCGCTCGAAGCGATGATGAAGGAAGGAGAGAGCGGCCGGAAGCGGATCAACGAATACACGCGGTACGCCACGGTCATCCTCTGCGCCGTCCAGAGCGCGTTCTGGGTCCAGTACATGATGAGTCCCCAGATGAACGTGGTGCTCCCCCAGTATCGCGACTTCTGGCACGGGCTGATATGCGTCTCGGTCATGACGTCCGGAACCGTGTTCCTGATGTGGATCGGCGAGCAGATCGACGAGTACGGCATCGGCAACGGCATCAGCATCCTGATCATGGCGGGCATCCTGTCCCGGATGCCGGTGGCGCTCAAGGGCCTGTGGGAGAACTCGACCACCCGGCTCTCGCCCGAACCCGGCAAGTACGGGATCATCACGCTCGTGCTGCTCCTGGGGCTGTTCGTCGCCGTCGTGGTCGGAGTGATCGCGATCACCGAGAGCCAGCGGCGGATCCCCACCCAGTCGGCCAAGCACGTCCGCGGGCGGCGGGTCTTCGGCGGCACCCGGCAGTTCCTGCCGCTGAAGGTGAACCAGGCGGGCGTCATGCCGATCATCTTCGCGTCGAGCCTCTTGATCTTCCCGTCGTTCGTGCTCAACAGCCTCGCCAGAGCGACCCAGAGCCTGCGGTCGGAGACTTGGTCGTTCGGCTCGATGCTCGCCGGCGGGATCCAGGAGATGGCCGACGCGTTCCAGCGGCAGAGCTACGTCTACACCGTCTGCAACATCATCCTGATCTACTTCTTCTGCTACTTCTGGACGGCCATCACCTTCAATCCCAAGGACATGGCCGAGAACCTCAAGGACTACGGCAGCTTCATCCCGGGCTACCGGCCGGGCAAGCGGACCGCCGAGTATCTTGAGAAGGTGATGCTCCGGATCACCTACGTCGGCGCCGCGTTCCTGTCGCTGGTCGCCGTCATCCCCTTGCTCGTGCAGAACGGCCTGAACGTCGACTTCACGGTGGCCCAGTTCCTGGGGGGCACCGGCCTCTTGATCGTCGTCAGCGTCTGCCTCGACCTGGTCCAGAAGATCGACAGCCACCTGGTCATGAGGAACTACTCCGGTCTCGTGAACCGGAAGTGA
- the rplF gene encoding 50S ribosomal protein L6 encodes MSRIGRKPVVVPASVKVAIADSTIEVEGPKGKLSLAHRPEIAVAYDEAKKEIAVTRQDDERQSRALHGLTRSLVANMVEGVSVGYTRKLEIVGVGYQAQLKKANTIALQVGFANQIVLEAPAGVSVAIPDPTHITITGADKQAVGQFAANVRMVRPPEPYKGKGIRYEGEAVRRKAGKAFGSK; translated from the coding sequence ATGTCGCGAATCGGTCGAAAGCCGGTCGTCGTCCCGGCCAGCGTGAAAGTCGCGATCGCCGACTCGACCATCGAGGTCGAGGGGCCCAAGGGCAAGCTCAGCTTGGCGCACCGCCCCGAGATCGCCGTGGCCTACGACGAGGCCAAGAAGGAAATCGCGGTCACCCGCCAGGACGACGAACGGCAAAGCCGGGCGCTCCACGGGTTGACCCGGAGTCTGGTCGCCAACATGGTCGAAGGCGTGTCCGTCGGCTACACCCGGAAGCTCGAGATCGTCGGCGTCGGCTACCAGGCGCAGCTCAAGAAGGCGAACACCATCGCGCTTCAGGTCGGGTTCGCCAACCAGATCGTGCTGGAGGCCCCCGCCGGGGTTTCGGTGGCGATCCCCGACCCGACCCACATCACGATCACCGGGGCCGACAAGCAGGCCGTCGGCCAGTTCGCCGCCAACGTCCGGATGGTCCGCCCCCCCGAGCCGTACAAGGGCAAGGGCATCCGCTACGAGGGCGAAGCCGTCCGCCGCAAGGCCGGCAAGGCGTTCGGCTCGAAGTAA
- the rpsH gene encoding 30S ribosomal protein S8: MMTDPIADMLTRIRNGVRIERTSLDMPASNMRRGIAQVLKDEGYIWDFEEIETVPAKTLRLHMKYGPNGERLITKIDRISKPGRRVYRGYKELKPVLGGMGIQILSTPRGIVSDRRARTEKVGGEVLALIY; this comes from the coding sequence ATGATGACCGACCCCATCGCTGATATGCTGACCCGGATCCGAAACGGCGTCCGGATCGAGCGCACGTCCCTCGACATGCCCGCATCGAACATGCGGCGGGGGATCGCCCAGGTCCTCAAGGACGAAGGCTACATCTGGGACTTCGAGGAGATCGAGACGGTCCCCGCCAAGACCCTCCGGCTGCACATGAAGTACGGCCCCAACGGCGAGCGGCTGATCACCAAAATCGACCGGATCAGCAAGCCGGGCCGCCGGGTCTACCGCGGCTACAAGGAGCTCAAGCCGGTTCTGGGCGGCATGGGGATCCAGATCCTCAGCACCCCCCGGGGGATCGTCAGCGACCGCCGCGCCCGCACCGAGAAGGTCGGCGGCGAGGTCCTGGCCTTGATCTACTGA
- the rplX gene encoding 50S ribosomal protein L24, which produces MHIRKDDQVEVIAGDDKGTSTDRRIAKVLRALPSRNKIVVEGVNRVYKHMKPSQKNPQGGRLSKEMPIDVSNVLLYCAKCTKGVRIGSRFTADGQKERCCKKCGASLGPIGPRKPSHAGAAGAAANR; this is translated from the coding sequence ATGCATATTCGTAAAGACGACCAGGTCGAAGTAATCGCCGGCGACGACAAGGGGACCAGCACCGATCGCCGGATCGCCAAGGTGCTCCGGGCGCTCCCCTCGCGGAACAAGATCGTCGTCGAGGGGGTCAACCGGGTCTACAAGCACATGAAGCCGAGCCAGAAGAACCCCCAGGGAGGTCGGCTCTCCAAGGAGATGCCGATCGACGTCTCGAACGTCCTCCTGTACTGCGCCAAGTGCACCAAGGGGGTGCGCATCGGCTCGCGGTTCACGGCCGACGGTCAGAAGGAACGCTGCTGCAAGAAGTGCGGCGCGTCGCTGGGCCCGATCGGCCCTCGCAAGCCGTCGCACGCCGGCGCCGCCGGGGCCGCCGCGAACCGTTGA